One genomic region from Ornithinicoccus hortensis encodes:
- a CDS encoding phosphatase PAP2 family protein has protein sequence MGPLQGLDITLNRSYPDPPLPGWGFFSKEVLDRVAGQAVAVPVLATVAGVLAWRRRSWRPLAFAALAEACVMGLVGVAKLVTARRIPHSTVEDFFAGGFLEFGRHGISFPSGHAAEAVGLYGAVVLLLCRHASPSPRTVRWLWIGVGVITTATALNSLHLGYHWATDLLGGVAAGALALRVAERLSHRWPVPAPTWWLASSPVTVRTAVAAWYDTARRPLIGLVESEGDEVGPALGPAEPQHGPVRAGAPGR, from the coding sequence ATGGGCCCGCTGCAGGGTCTGGACATCACGCTGAACCGGTCCTACCCGGACCCGCCGCTCCCCGGCTGGGGGTTCTTCTCCAAGGAGGTGCTGGACCGGGTGGCCGGCCAGGCGGTGGCAGTCCCGGTCCTGGCCACCGTGGCCGGCGTCCTGGCCTGGCGCCGCCGGTCCTGGCGGCCGCTGGCCTTCGCGGCGCTCGCCGAGGCCTGCGTGATGGGCCTGGTGGGGGTGGCGAAGCTGGTCACGGCCCGGCGGATCCCCCACTCCACAGTGGAGGACTTCTTCGCCGGCGGCTTCCTCGAGTTCGGCCGGCACGGCATCAGCTTCCCCTCGGGGCACGCCGCCGAGGCGGTCGGTCTCTACGGTGCCGTCGTGCTGCTCCTCTGCCGGCACGCCTCCCCCTCGCCCAGGACCGTCCGGTGGCTCTGGATCGGCGTGGGCGTGATCACCACCGCCACCGCGCTGAACTCCCTGCACCTCGGCTACCACTGGGCGACCGACCTGCTGGGTGGGGTCGCCGCCGGCGCGTTGGCGCTCCGGGTGGCCGAGCGTCTGTCCCACCGCTGGCCGGTGCCGGCGCCCACGTGGTGGCTGGCATCCAGTCCCGTCACCGTGCGGACGGCCGTCGCCGCCTGGTACGACACGGCACGCCGGCCGCTAATCGGACTGGTCGAGTCCGAGGGCGATGAGGTCGGCCCCGCCCTCGGGCCAGCTGAACCGCAGCACGGTCCCGTCCGGGCCGGAGCCCCAGGACGCTAA
- a CDS encoding formylglycine-generating enzyme family protein, giving the protein MAVPAGTVELSDRRTERRWTVEVAAFELGTTPVTQQQFAAVTGRCPSTAAGPGLPVETVSWWDAVRFCNASSTAAGLQHAYRLGPGEQEVHWEVTADGYRLPTEAEWEHACRAGSTGPTYGPLDDIAWHRGNSGDRAHEVAGKTPNAWGLHDMLGNVWDWCWDFYDTEVYGSYRVLRGGGWADPHWSCRASVRRRSHPTFRIDDVGFRVARTDQRRRTAPGRPRRRAAS; this is encoded by the coding sequence ATGGCCGTGCCCGCGGGGACCGTCGAACTGTCCGATCGCCGCACCGAACGCCGGTGGACCGTGGAGGTCGCCGCCTTCGAACTCGGCACCACGCCGGTCACCCAGCAGCAGTTTGCCGCGGTCACCGGCCGCTGCCCGAGCACGGCCGCCGGCCCCGGGCTGCCCGTGGAGACGGTCTCCTGGTGGGATGCCGTGCGGTTCTGCAACGCGAGTTCGACTGCAGCGGGCCTGCAGCACGCCTACCGGCTCGGGCCTGGCGAGCAGGAGGTGCACTGGGAGGTCACCGCCGACGGTTACCGACTGCCCACCGAGGCCGAGTGGGAGCACGCCTGCCGCGCCGGCAGCACCGGACCGACATATGGCCCGTTGGACGACATCGCCTGGCACCGCGGCAACTCCGGCGACCGGGCGCACGAGGTCGCCGGCAAGACGCCGAACGCGTGGGGACTGCACGACATGCTCGGCAATGTGTGGGACTGGTGCTGGGACTTCTACGACACGGAGGTCTACGGCAGCTACCGGGTGCTGCGCGGCGGCGGCTGGGCGGACCCGCACTGGAGTTGCCGGGCCTCGGTCCGCCGGCGTAGCCACCCGACGTTCCGGATCGACGACGTCGGCTTCCGGGTCGCCCGCACGGATCAACGTCGCCGAACGGCACCGGGTCGACCTCGCCGGCGCGCGGCCTCCTAG
- a CDS encoding endonuclease/exonuclease/phosphatase family protein — translation MRLPTRPARRLLVGAVAATLLSGLTLTSVATAGSPSPTDRPDPHAAKEVGRPDMDVRFATFNASLNRAEEGQLLADLSTPDNAQARAVAEIIQRTDPDVLLVNEFDFVEGGAAAELFRSNYLEVPQQGAEPVDYPYYYVAPSNTGVPSGYDLNNDGVVGGPDDAFGFGEFEGQYGMVVYSKFPIDVEAVRTFQLFKWADMPGNLIPTDFYSPEEQAVLRLSSKSHWDLPISVGNTTVHFLVSHPTPPTFDGPEDRNGRRNHDEIRFWADYVTPGATADYIYDDQGGTGGLPARAAFVIAGDQNADPLDGDSYDGAISALLDHPRINTRSTPSSAGGVEASELQGGINLEHLGDPGHDTADFAEPPGNIRADYVLPSSRLRILDSGVFWPTSDDPLSRLTGTYPFPSSDHRLVWVDLKLPHRQ, via the coding sequence ATGCGCCTTCCGACCCGTCCGGCCCGTCGTCTCCTCGTCGGCGCCGTCGCTGCCACACTGCTGTCCGGACTGACCCTGACGTCCGTCGCCACGGCGGGGTCACCGTCCCCCACGGACCGTCCGGACCCGCACGCAGCCAAGGAGGTGGGCCGCCCCGACATGGACGTGCGCTTCGCGACCTTCAACGCCTCCCTGAACCGTGCCGAGGAGGGGCAGCTGCTCGCCGACCTGTCGACCCCGGACAACGCGCAGGCCCGGGCCGTGGCCGAGATCATCCAGCGCACCGACCCGGACGTGCTGCTGGTCAACGAGTTCGACTTCGTCGAGGGCGGTGCGGCGGCCGAGCTGTTCCGCAGCAACTACCTCGAGGTCCCGCAGCAGGGTGCGGAGCCGGTGGACTACCCCTATTACTACGTGGCGCCGTCCAACACCGGGGTGCCCAGCGGTTACGACCTCAACAACGACGGCGTTGTCGGTGGGCCGGACGACGCCTTCGGGTTCGGGGAGTTCGAGGGGCAGTACGGCATGGTCGTGTACTCCAAGTTCCCGATCGACGTCGAGGCGGTCCGCACCTTCCAGCTGTTCAAGTGGGCCGACATGCCCGGCAACCTCATCCCGACCGACTTCTACTCGCCCGAGGAGCAGGCCGTGCTCCGGCTGTCCAGCAAGTCGCACTGGGACCTGCCGATCAGCGTCGGCAACACCACCGTCCACTTCCTGGTCAGCCACCCCACGCCGCCGACCTTCGACGGTCCGGAGGACCGCAACGGGCGCCGCAACCACGACGAGATCAGGTTCTGGGCGGACTACGTGACCCCGGGCGCGACGGCCGACTACATCTACGACGACCAGGGCGGCACCGGCGGGCTCCCGGCCCGCGCGGCCTTCGTGATCGCCGGCGACCAGAACGCCGATCCGCTGGACGGCGACTCCTACGACGGCGCCATCAGCGCGCTGCTGGACCACCCCCGGATCAACACCCGGTCCACCCCGAGCAGTGCGGGCGGGGTCGAGGCCAGCGAGCTGCAGGGCGGGATCAACCTCGAGCACCTCGGCGACCCGGGGCACGACACGGCCGACTTCGCCGAGCCGCCCGGCAACATCCGGGCCGACTACGTGCTGCCCAGCAGCCGGCTGCGGATCCTGGACTCCGGCGTGTTCTGGCCGACCAGCGACGACCCGTTGAGCCGGCTGACCGGGACCTACCCGTTCCCCTCGAGCGACCACCGGCTCGTCTGGGTGGACCTGAAGCTGCCGCACCGGCAGTGA
- a CDS encoding alkaline phosphatase D family protein: MSSSLVLGPMLRHTDTTSAAVWVETRRAAQVSVHAGTDEDGSPRVWRAPTFRVHGHHYALVEVTGLRPGERTAYRVEVDGAPAWPPPDDPFPPAELHTLTGDEEVNLAFGSCRTSVPHDRAHHLTHGVDALRTLALAVAGGERPDVGVPDLLLLLGDQVYADATSEAMQEFIASRRSLDEEPGTELADYAEYAHLYSLAWSEPALRWLFSWLPSLMIFDDHDVRDDWNTSVQWREEMEATSWWHGRIVAALASYWVYQHLGNLSVAERAEDEMWRELLTRRELAGADVEVDLTDVLDAFAERVDKHPETYRWSYARRLGDARLVVIDSRAARKLEPGRRSMLDEAEMAWLDEQVRGDCSHLVIGTSLPYLLPQGLHHLESWNEAVVDGGWGRRLVGVGERLRTAFDLEHWGAFTDGFERVGRMVQEVADGQRGAAPGSVLFLSGDVHHSYISEVDRSGGSRVLQLVCSPIRNPLPRVLRTATAVLARGIARPAARGLARSAGVARPPFAWHTVAGPWFDNNIALLRVEQDRLSTSWLTGEVRHGDHDHPILQVAADVELDVPVPGPGALAGDPAVAHVHGRQQRP, translated from the coding sequence ATGAGTTCCAGCCTCGTCCTCGGGCCGATGCTCCGGCACACCGACACCACGTCGGCGGCCGTCTGGGTGGAGACCCGACGGGCCGCCCAGGTGAGCGTGCACGCGGGGACGGACGAGGACGGCTCCCCGCGGGTGTGGCGGGCGCCCACCTTCCGGGTCCACGGACACCACTACGCCCTCGTCGAGGTGACCGGTCTGCGCCCGGGGGAGCGGACGGCATACCGGGTCGAGGTCGACGGCGCCCCGGCGTGGCCGCCGCCGGACGACCCCTTCCCGCCGGCGGAGTTGCACACCCTCACCGGTGACGAGGAGGTCAACCTGGCGTTCGGCTCGTGCCGGACCAGCGTGCCGCACGACCGGGCGCACCACCTGACGCACGGCGTGGACGCGCTGCGCACCTTGGCCCTGGCGGTCGCGGGCGGGGAGCGGCCGGATGTGGGGGTGCCCGACCTGCTGCTGCTCCTGGGGGACCAGGTGTATGCCGACGCCACCAGCGAGGCGATGCAGGAGTTCATCGCCTCCCGCCGCAGCCTGGACGAGGAGCCGGGCACGGAGTTGGCGGACTACGCCGAGTACGCCCACCTGTACTCCCTGGCCTGGAGCGAGCCGGCGCTGCGCTGGCTGTTCTCCTGGCTGCCCAGCCTGATGATCTTCGACGACCACGACGTGCGGGACGACTGGAACACCTCGGTGCAGTGGCGCGAGGAGATGGAGGCGACGTCCTGGTGGCACGGCCGGATCGTGGCCGCGCTCGCCTCGTACTGGGTGTACCAGCACCTCGGCAACCTGTCCGTGGCCGAACGGGCGGAGGACGAGATGTGGCGGGAGCTGCTGACCCGCCGGGAGCTGGCCGGGGCGGACGTCGAGGTCGATCTGACCGACGTGCTGGACGCCTTCGCCGAGCGGGTCGACAAGCATCCGGAGACCTACCGCTGGAGCTATGCGCGCAGGCTCGGTGACGCCCGGCTCGTGGTGATCGACTCCCGTGCCGCCCGCAAGCTCGAACCGGGCCGCCGGTCGATGCTGGACGAGGCGGAGATGGCGTGGCTGGACGAGCAGGTGCGGGGCGACTGCAGCCACCTGGTCATCGGCACCTCGCTGCCCTACCTGCTGCCGCAGGGGCTGCACCACCTGGAGTCCTGGAACGAGGCGGTGGTCGACGGTGGGTGGGGGCGGCGCCTGGTCGGCGTCGGGGAGCGGCTGCGCACCGCCTTCGACCTCGAGCACTGGGGCGCCTTCACGGACGGGTTCGAGCGGGTCGGGCGGATGGTGCAGGAGGTGGCCGACGGGCAGCGCGGCGCGGCGCCCGGCTCGGTGCTCTTCCTGTCCGGCGACGTGCACCACTCCTACATCTCCGAGGTGGACCGGTCGGGCGGCTCGCGGGTCCTGCAGTTGGTCTGCTCCCCGATCCGCAACCCGCTGCCACGGGTGTTGCGGACGGCGACTGCGGTCCTGGCCCGTGGCATCGCGCGGCCGGCGGCCCGGGGCCTGGCCCGCTCCGCCGGGGTGGCGCGACCGCCGTTCGCGTGGCACACCGTGGCCGGTCCGTGGTTCGACAACAACATCGCCCTGCTGCGGGTCGAACAGGACCGGTTGAGCACGTCGTGGCTGACCGGTGAGGTGCGGCACGGCGACCACGACCACCCGATCCTGCAGGTGGCCGCCGATGTCGAGCTCGACGTGCCCGTCCCCGGCCCGGGCGCGCTGGCCGGGGACCCGGCCGTGGCCCATGTCCACGGGCGTCAACAACGCCCCTGA
- a CDS encoding cell wall-binding repeat-containing protein has product MRRTLVTALAVLSLAIAPASLAQPEPTTADEPAADVVVLGVTPDDGEGGEAPAGELEPTPEIVVNDDGLVEDQRHGMVAPEAEVLGHVPEAVVVPDQTTLPAAEPHAEVFDRPSDGIFDLVGGGFGHGIGMSQYGADGAGKAGLNHKQILDFYYPGTKLETRSTGTIRIGITIDNDGVTRVAHRSGLQVSSGPGGTKYTLPSGRNQWRVLATGSSASSCQLQGRDSAGTWTAYWPSGMAKACPVTFSSPSESTVDLYLPSGQLRVYRGAITGTHTGSSALTTVNALPMQQYLRSVVNTEMPNYFHAQALRVQAVAARTYALRGSGGTPSYDTCDTTYCQAYSGRGVRNSNGTITSHEHPNADAAVEATNGQVLTFKFADGVTRLATTMYSSSTGGWTTTGGAGHDYLAAHADPYDAVAGNARNSWTAELPASSLEARYGIHRVERVQILTRDGHGKWGGRVLTARVEGYTSGGQYTYADATGGGLQMARPWPAWNKGLSSNYFTFTGGGTPPSADPVRLSGTDRYGTAAEVAKAWSPGVSVVYVVSGQQYPDALTAAARAGVYDAPVLLVKKGSIPAATDSALVRLKPQRVVVIGGTGAVSSTVATKLKGYTTSGNLQRVAGSDRYETAAALASYYPSGGSRVYLASGQNFPDALAVAALAGDQQAPLLLTRKGGLDAATVAELKRLNAGEVVVLGGTAAISKKTAEQAAGHTRSGSYTRLAGANRYETAKAVAARFPAGSSPAHVASGQEFPDAMVGAALAGRRGTPILLTRADSVPPATASALQRQSPSQMYVFGGKAVVHDSTLADLGEYLP; this is encoded by the coding sequence GTGCGCCGCACTCTTGTCACCGCCCTCGCCGTGCTGTCCCTCGCGATCGCCCCCGCATCGCTGGCCCAGCCGGAGCCCACCACCGCCGACGAACCGGCGGCCGACGTCGTCGTGCTGGGGGTCACCCCCGACGACGGGGAGGGCGGAGAGGCACCCGCCGGGGAACTCGAGCCGACCCCCGAGATCGTGGTGAACGACGACGGCCTGGTCGAGGACCAGCGACACGGCATGGTCGCCCCGGAAGCCGAGGTGCTCGGCCACGTGCCGGAGGCCGTCGTCGTCCCGGACCAGACCACGCTGCCGGCGGCCGAGCCGCACGCCGAGGTCTTCGACCGGCCCAGCGACGGGATCTTCGACCTCGTCGGCGGCGGATTCGGGCACGGCATCGGGATGTCCCAGTACGGGGCCGACGGCGCCGGGAAGGCGGGGCTGAACCACAAGCAGATCCTCGACTTCTACTACCCGGGCACGAAGCTGGAGACCCGGTCGACCGGCACCATCCGGATCGGCATCACCATCGACAACGACGGGGTCACCCGCGTCGCCCACCGGAGCGGCCTGCAGGTGTCCAGCGGACCCGGCGGCACGAAATACACCCTGCCGTCCGGTCGGAACCAGTGGCGGGTGCTGGCGACCGGCAGCTCGGCCAGCAGCTGCCAGCTGCAGGGGCGCGACAGCGCAGGCACGTGGACCGCCTACTGGCCCTCGGGCATGGCCAAGGCATGCCCGGTCACCTTCAGCTCCCCGTCGGAGTCGACGGTGGACCTCTACCTGCCGAGCGGCCAGCTGCGGGTCTACCGGGGGGCGATCACCGGCACCCACACCGGCTCCAGCGCCCTGACCACGGTCAACGCGCTGCCGATGCAGCAGTACCTGCGCTCGGTGGTCAACACCGAGATGCCCAACTACTTCCACGCCCAGGCGCTGCGGGTGCAGGCCGTGGCGGCGCGCACCTACGCGCTGCGGGGCAGCGGCGGCACGCCCTCCTACGACACCTGTGACACGACCTACTGCCAGGCCTACTCCGGACGTGGGGTGCGCAACAGCAACGGCACCATCACCTCCCACGAGCACCCGAACGCCGACGCGGCGGTCGAGGCGACGAACGGCCAGGTGCTCACCTTCAAGTTCGCCGACGGCGTCACCCGGTTGGCCACCACGATGTACTCCTCCTCCACCGGGGGCTGGACCACGACCGGGGGCGCCGGCCACGACTACCTGGCGGCCCACGCGGACCCCTACGACGCCGTCGCGGGCAACGCCCGCAACTCCTGGACCGCGGAACTGCCGGCCTCCTCGCTCGAGGCGCGCTACGGCATACACCGGGTCGAGCGGGTGCAGATCCTGACCCGGGACGGCCACGGCAAGTGGGGCGGACGGGTGCTCACCGCGCGCGTCGAGGGCTACACCTCCGGGGGGCAGTACACGTATGCCGACGCCACCGGTGGGGGCCTGCAGATGGCCCGCCCGTGGCCGGCCTGGAACAAGGGGCTGTCCTCCAACTACTTCACCTTCACCGGTGGCGGGACGCCCCCGTCCGCCGACCCGGTCCGGCTCTCGGGCACGGACCGCTACGGCACGGCGGCCGAGGTCGCCAAGGCGTGGAGCCCGGGCGTGAGCGTGGTGTATGTCGTGTCCGGCCAGCAGTACCCAGACGCGCTGACCGCGGCGGCCCGGGCCGGGGTCTACGACGCCCCGGTGCTGCTGGTGAAGAAGGGCTCGATCCCGGCCGCGACGGACTCCGCGCTGGTCCGGCTCAAGCCGCAGCGCGTCGTCGTGATCGGTGGCACGGGCGCCGTGTCCTCCACCGTCGCGACCAAGCTGAAGGGCTACACCACCAGCGGCAACCTGCAGCGCGTCGCAGGATCGGACCGGTACGAGACAGCGGCCGCGCTCGCCTCCTACTACCCGTCCGGCGGCAGCCGGGTCTACCTGGCCAGCGGCCAGAACTTCCCGGACGCACTGGCCGTGGCGGCGCTCGCCGGTGACCAGCAGGCGCCCCTGCTGCTGACCCGCAAGGGCGGCCTGGACGCGGCCACCGTGGCCGAGCTGAAGCGGCTCAACGCCGGCGAGGTCGTCGTGCTGGGCGGCACCGCGGCGATTTCCAAGAAGACGGCCGAGCAGGCCGCCGGCCACACCCGCAGCGGCTCCTACACCCGGCTGGCCGGAGCGAACCGCTACGAGACGGCCAAGGCCGTGGCCGCGAGGTTCCCGGCCGGGTCCTCGCCCGCGCACGTGGCCTCCGGCCAGGAGTTCCCGGACGCGATGGTCGGGGCGGCGCTCGCCGGGCGCCGCGGCACCCCGATCCTGCTCACCCGGGCCGACAGCGTCCCGCCCGCGACGGCGTCGGCGCTGCAGCGGCAGAGCCCCTCGCAGATGTACGTCTTCGGCGGCAAGGCGGTGGTGCACGACAGCACGCTGGCCGACCTCGGGGAGTACCTGCCCTGA
- a CDS encoding class I SAM-dependent methyltransferase: MVEQSAWMKQVEADPGHSHWYVERFRAMAAAGQDLDGEARLVDAMVGRGARILDAGCGPGRLGGHLHRAGHTVVGVDVDPVLIAAAEEDHPGPRWIVADLAELDLPAHGIPEPFDVVVSAGNVMAFLAPSTRAEVIRRIAAHLAPDGRAVLGFGAGRGYPFEEFLEHAAAAGLAPDVLLSTWDLRPFRDDSDFLVAVLSR; this comes from the coding sequence ATGGTCGAGCAGAGCGCGTGGATGAAGCAGGTCGAAGCCGATCCGGGCCACTCGCACTGGTATGTCGAGCGGTTCCGGGCGATGGCCGCTGCGGGCCAGGACCTGGACGGCGAGGCGCGGCTGGTCGACGCGATGGTCGGGCGCGGCGCCCGCATCCTGGACGCCGGCTGTGGTCCGGGGCGGCTCGGCGGTCACCTGCACCGGGCGGGTCATACCGTGGTCGGGGTGGACGTCGACCCGGTGCTCATCGCCGCGGCCGAGGAGGACCATCCGGGTCCCCGCTGGATCGTCGCCGACCTGGCCGAGCTGGACCTGCCGGCCCACGGCATACCGGAGCCGTTCGACGTGGTCGTCTCGGCCGGCAACGTGATGGCCTTCCTCGCCCCCAGCACCCGGGCGGAGGTGATCCGCCGGATCGCCGCGCACCTCGCGCCGGACGGGCGCGCCGTGCTCGGCTTCGGCGCGGGCCGCGGCTACCCGTTCGAGGAGTTCCTGGAGCACGCGGCCGCCGCCGGCCTCGCGCCGGACGTGCTGCTCTCGACCTGGGACCTGAGGCCCTTCCGGGACGACTCGGACTTCCTCGTCGCCGTGCTGAGCCGCTGA
- a CDS encoding aldo/keto reductase, translating to MTTSVPTIELNNGVQIPQVGFGVFQVPDTQTQQAVETALEAGYRHIDTAAAYYNEAGVGAAIRASGLPREEIFVTTKLRNGDQGAQSALTAFENSRQALGLDVVDLYLIHWPYPSAGLFVETWKAFEKLYAEGAVRAIGVSNFLPDHLQTLLAEAEVVPTVNQIEVHPSFQQPATQEASRAAGIAVEAYSPLGQGADLSAEAVTAVAERIGVTPGQVVLRWHVQEGRIVIPKSVTPERIAGNIDLFTFELTDEDVATITGLDSEERIGADPATAAFTQVR from the coding sequence ATGACGACTTCCGTTCCGACGATCGAACTCAACAACGGCGTGCAGATCCCCCAGGTGGGCTTCGGCGTCTTCCAGGTGCCGGACACGCAGACCCAACAGGCGGTCGAGACCGCGCTGGAGGCGGGCTACCGGCACATCGACACCGCCGCGGCCTACTACAACGAGGCCGGCGTGGGTGCCGCGATCCGGGCCAGCGGCCTGCCGCGGGAGGAGATCTTCGTCACCACCAAGCTGCGCAACGGGGACCAGGGGGCGCAGTCCGCGCTGACCGCCTTCGAGAACAGCCGCCAGGCGCTCGGCCTGGATGTCGTGGACCTCTACCTGATCCACTGGCCCTACCCCAGCGCCGGGCTGTTCGTGGAGACCTGGAAGGCCTTCGAGAAGCTGTATGCCGAGGGTGCCGTCCGCGCGATCGGCGTGTCCAACTTCCTGCCCGACCACCTGCAGACGCTGCTCGCCGAGGCCGAGGTGGTGCCGACGGTGAACCAGATCGAGGTGCACCCCTCCTTCCAGCAGCCGGCCACCCAGGAGGCCAGCCGCGCCGCCGGCATCGCTGTCGAGGCCTACTCCCCGCTCGGCCAGGGCGCCGACCTGTCCGCCGAGGCGGTCACGGCGGTGGCGGAGCGGATCGGCGTCACCCCGGGCCAGGTCGTGCTGCGGTGGCACGTCCAGGAGGGGCGCATCGTCATCCCCAAGTCGGTCACCCCGGAGCGCATCGCCGGCAACATCGACCTCTTCACGTTCGAGCTGACCGACGAGGACGTCGCGACGATCACCGGGTTGGACAGTGAGGAGCGGATCGGCGCCGACCCGGCGACCGCCGCCTTCACCCAGGTGCGCTGA
- a CDS encoding DUF808 domain-containing protein, with translation MSAGLVALLDDIAALARMAAASVDDVAAAAGKASAKAAGVVVDDTAVTPRYVQGFSPSRELPMIKKIAIGSIRNKLVFILPAIMLLSQFLPWILTPILMIGGTYLCFEGAEKLYEKFFGHHDPAKEKPAIEQGADREAKMVSSAIRTDFILSAEIMVISLNEVADEPFLSRLIILIVVAIFITAVVYGVVGLIVKMDDIGLHLAQRESSFAQTTGNGLVKGMPKLLAGLTVVGVVAMLWVGGHIILVGIDELGWHALYDVVHHMEEAVAGWVPGIGGALAWLVNTFFSAVIGLLVGAVVVLVMHVVPRRKTNAAH, from the coding sequence GTGAGCGCCGGTCTGGTCGCGCTGCTGGACGACATCGCGGCCCTGGCCCGGATGGCCGCCGCCTCGGTCGACGACGTGGCCGCCGCCGCCGGGAAGGCGAGCGCGAAGGCGGCCGGCGTCGTCGTCGACGACACCGCGGTGACACCGCGCTACGTGCAGGGGTTCAGCCCGTCGCGCGAGTTGCCGATGATCAAGAAGATCGCCATCGGTTCGATCCGCAACAAGCTGGTGTTCATCCTCCCGGCGATCATGCTGCTCAGCCAGTTCCTGCCCTGGATCCTCACCCCGATCCTCATGATCGGCGGGACCTACCTGTGCTTCGAGGGCGCGGAGAAGCTTTACGAGAAGTTCTTCGGTCACCACGATCCCGCCAAGGAGAAGCCGGCCATCGAGCAGGGTGCCGACCGCGAGGCCAAGATGGTGAGCAGCGCGATCCGAACCGACTTCATCCTGTCCGCCGAGATCATGGTGATCTCCCTCAACGAGGTGGCCGACGAACCGTTCCTGTCCCGGCTGATCATCCTGATCGTCGTCGCGATCTTCATCACGGCGGTGGTCTACGGGGTCGTCGGCCTGATCGTGAAGATGGACGACATCGGGCTGCACCTGGCACAGCGGGAGTCCTCGTTCGCACAGACCACCGGCAACGGCCTGGTCAAGGGGATGCCGAAGCTCCTCGCCGGCCTCACCGTCGTCGGTGTCGTCGCGATGCTGTGGGTCGGCGGGCACATCATCCTGGTGGGTATCGACGAGCTGGGCTGGCACGCGTTGTATGACGTGGTGCACCACATGGAGGAGGCCGTCGCCGGTTGGGTCCCGGGCATCGGTGGGGCGCTGGCCTGGCTGGTCAACACCTTCTTCTCCGCGGTGATCGGCCTCCTGGTGGGGGCGGTCGTCGTGCTCGTCATGCACGTCGTCCCCCGCCGGAAGACCAACGCCGCGCACTGA